Genomic DNA from Paenibacillus sp. MBLB1832:
AAAATCCATTTGGTCATCATCGGGGCTAGGGATTGGCCAGCATTCCCGCCTACTTGGAAGATGGATTGGGCAAGACCTTTGCGTCCGCCTGCCGCCATATGCGATACCCGCGAGCCTTCTGGGTGGAAGGCTGCTGAACCAAGTCCGACAAAGCAGACAGATAAGAGTACGATCCAGTACGAATGCGCGAAGGATAACAAGAGCATGCCGATCAATGTCGATGTCATCCCTATGGGGAGCATGTAAGGTGATGGTTTCCGATCTGTGTATAAGCCCACAACGGGCTGCATAATCGACGCTGTAAAATTAATTGCAAACTGAACCCAACCGACTTGTGTATAGCTTAATCCCAAATCTCTTTGCAAAATCGGGAAAATGGCAGGAATAACGGATTGAATTGAATCATTCAACAAATGAACAAGACCGATTGCGAATAAGATTCGATACACCGTGGGCTTAATATCTCCTGTATGCTGCAGGCTGCTTCCGCCGCGGTCTGGGCGTGTTGTTGAGATGGATGCCATGGTTTACTCCTCCCTGGTACTGTTCCCCAGCTTAGTTTTCCAGGAATCGTCCGAGGTCTTCGCCCATTTTCACTTTGGAGCCTAGTTGTAAATCAGCGCGAGGTTCGAACATCCCATCTTCAAATAACAGAACGACGGTTGAACCAAATTCAAAATAAGCGAGTTCTTGACCGCGTTCAAGTGTGTTTGGAAGCGGGGTTACATATTGAATGGAACTCACATTGAGAGCGCCTACCTTGACGACAGCCACTTCTCCTGATGCGTGTTGAATGAAAGTAATGAGACGTTCATTGCGACTTAGCACGCGTTTCATATGGCGAAGGCCAAATTCATTCACGGGATACACTTTCCCTAGGACATGCTCTTTCTCGAGAATATCACCGGAGATCGGGGAATGGATACGATGGTAATCGGTCGGGCTCAAATACAAGACGAAATAGAAACCGTTCTTGTAGTTCACTGTGCGCGGCGAGCGGTTCAGCATCTCTTCGATCGTGTAGTCTTGACCTTTGACATTGACAATTAAGCCATCTTTGATGTCGCCAATCCCTGTAATCATCGCATCGACAGGACTCACGACACGCGTTGTGTCTTGATGAATAGGGCGAAGACCTGGCTTTAATCTGCGCGTGAAGAAATCGTTCAACGACTTATAATCCTTGAGATGCTTCTCGGCATCTTCAATGCGAATGCCGTATGTTTGCGCAAAACGCGGAATGAAAAGACGGCTTATTTTGGAACGAGCAAAGGCACCTGTGATTTGAGATACCCATTTACGCGAGGATAGTTCGGTCAGTAATCGGAAAAACGGCTTCGACATAGTTCATAAACTCCTGTTCATTCGGTGGTTAGGCCAGATTGTGCACGAGGTACAATGCTACCTATTAGCGGTTCTTCGCTAATCTTGCCACAGATGGGTAAAAGAATCAATTGCAAATGGCTATTATCTGAGACTGGCCATGCTCAGAATTGTATTTTCCAGTCGAAAATCGTCAATGCTGTGAAGGAGGTGAAAACATAAATGTCGATTATGATTGTATTGCTCATTATTTTAATTCCTCCCGTTATGGGGATCTGTTCGTGGTTGTTTGAGATCGGCCGACATGTATTTGCAGGTGCAGCGGTCCTAAGTGCCTATATCGTAGGCATCGTGATCTCACTGGCGATCCACGATATTCTTCGCGATGACACGGTATTTATGACGAATATCCACGTGGTCTTCACGAACACATTGTTTTTGTTTTGTGGAGCCTATTTGGGCGCATATGGGATTTATGTGCTGCTGCTTCACTTCCTGAAAGGCTTGCGCAAGGAATAAGGAGGAAATTGGGCGAAATGTTGTTGCAATGCGTCTATCGTTGTAGATGCGGGAACCCGAAGAGAGGAGGACAAAGTGAAGCCACTACTGATTTTGTTCATACTGCTCTTATCAGGTTGTCAGTTTCATCAAGGAGCACAAGTCGCTAGGCCAACACCAACGAGCAGCTTGCCTGTAAGCTCAGTCCCATCAGCCACTCCTAACATGGAAGCTCCTTCCCCGACTAGTACTGCAACTCCTAAGCCTACAGACATGCAGGGAGTTCCTGCTTCCATGACTTTGGATGAAAAGCTCGGTCAGATGGTTATTGCAGGCATCGATGGTTTTACATTAAACGAGCAAGCTCGTGAATTGATAACCACCTATCATGTTGGCGGTATTATTTTGTATAAACCGAATGTGAAAGATACGAAACAGCTGGTTGATTTGGTCAATGAACTTAAGCTGTCCAACAATGGGAATCCACTTCCGCTCTGGTTAGGTGTCGATGAGGAAGGCGGTCGAGTCACACGTCTGCCAGATGAAATTACCAAAACACCTTCAAGTCAAATCATTGGAAAGACGGGCAAACCCGCAATAGCCCACGATATTGGGCAGTTATTAGGAAAAGAACTGCTCGCCTATGGCTTGAATATGGACTTTGCCCCAGATCTCGACGTAAATTCGAATCCGAAAAATCCTGTCATTGGGGATCGATCCTTCGGCGCAAATGCAACGACGGTAAGCACGTATGGGATCCCGATGATGAAGGGATTGCAAGAGATGAAAGTCGTTCCCGTTGTGAAGCACTTTCCTGGGCATGGAGACACTTCAGTCGATTCGCATGTAGGCTTGCCCGTTGTGCAGAACGATTTGGCTCGCTTGCGCAAGCTGGAGTTGGTGCCGTTCGCAGAAGCGATTCGCCAGCAGGCGGACGCGATAATGGTTGCACACATTTTGCTGCCCAAAATTGACTCGGCGAATCCCGCTTCCATGTCCAAAAAAATCATGACTGACCTTCTCAGACAGGAGCTTGGCTTCCAAGGTCTTATTATGACGGATGACATGACGATGGGGGCTATCGCTGAAAATTACAACATGAGTGAAGCTGCCCAGAAGTCCGTGCTGGCTGGCTCGAATGTAGTGATGGTCGGGCATGATCCCGAGAAAGCGATGGCTGTCCTGAAATCTCTGAAGGCGGCTGTGCAAGCAGGTACGATTCCGATGGCAACCATCGATCAAAGTGTCGCAGAGGTGGTTCGGTTAAAACGAAAGTATCTCCTGCAAGATCGACCAGTGGTTGCCCCAGATCCGAAAAGCTTAGATTTGGAAGTTGCGCGGGTGCTTGCTCCGATCAAGAAATAGGCTCTAAACATAGTAAAAACACCGTATTTGCGAGGTAATCCTCGCAAGCACGGTGTTTTTTGCTGTAAGTTCAATTAGGAGGCGTACCGCCGTCTAAGATGAATTTGGCATAAGCGATAGGGTTGTAATAGGTGGACTGCCAACAGGCCTGCATATCCGCTTCGCGGAAGCTGTAACGTTGATCTTTGCTGTTGCATTCAATGAAAAGCGGATACCCATCTTTGGTAATCGCAATATCGAGGCCGATGTCAGCTAAATTCGGTAAATCCAAGCTGAGCTGCTGGGCAACGAGGAGCGAGAAGTCCGTAATCTCGCGGCACACATGATCTTGGTTCAGATGCGGGTATTCTGTATTTAGTATATCGGTTAATGTCATCAACCGTCCGCCTTGCGCCACATTCGTAAGGAATTGCTTGCTGGATGCTACCTTGGCGACGATGCCCGTTACCCCCCATTCACCGTTCGCCCCGCGCTGCACCGAAATGCGCATATCAAACGGTCGTCCCGCAACCGTTGCAAGGGGAAGGCACTGTTGCACCATATAGCTGCCTGTGCGAAGCCTGCGCCGCAGGATCAAGGGTAAGCGTTGACGGAAGATGAGGGTTCTCCATTTACGATTGCTTAGCTTCATATTAACGGGATACTGAAGATTCCATTTCCCGGATCTCCGTTCTAACTTCATGACGCCGCGCCCAATGCTAGAATTGGTAGGTTTTATGATGAGAGAGTCATAGGAGGCCATCATCGCTTTGACATTGGGGATCGTAGCTGGGAATGTACAGGGGAGATGCGGACGAATGGCTTCATTTTTCATCAATAGTTCATGTATGCGCAGCTTGCTATAGCGGTTCCACTGATTGAAGATTTGAATCCCGCGTTTGGACCATTCCCCCAACGTCTTCGCTGACTCCGGATCCAAATATATGGCACGATTGTGGACCACTTTCGGGAGTTTGGACCATTTCCTTTTATAACGGCCGTCTTCTTGGACATAGGCATGAACCTTCATCGTTTTCATACGAACATCTTGTATGCGAAAATAACATGGTGTTACCCCATAAAACTTGCCAGCATCCCCGTAAAATCCAATAGCTTCATATTTTGTGTTCCCTAGAGGAATACCTGCAAACAAAGCATCGTTGACCAAAATACCCACATAGGGATTACTCATGTACGTCACTCCTTCTCCAAGTGGGGGATCTGCGTGCAGTCTGAAATGCGAATTACTTTTAGTTTATGGCAAAAGTTGCGTGCTTGTTTGTACAGGAGCTGATACTTTCTTCGTAAAACAAGGACAGATGCCCATGCTTTATGACTTTCTCCGCATATGTATAGAAGGAAGATTAGAAATGGGGCCTGGATTCGTGCCTCATTGGAACCAGGAGGGTCAGTATTTTGAAGACAAAACGGAAGTCCCCATTGCCTCGTCTCGTCATCGTCACACCAGGATCCTTTCCTATCCCCTCAGGGAACAGCAGCTCGGTCGAGCAAGTCATTCAGAAGACAGCGGAGCATCTCGTCAAACGAATGCCTGTCTATGTGCTTGGCCGGAAGGCGCCGAATCAACCATGGAAGGAGATTAAGCAAGGAATCGCATATAGGAGGGTGCGTTATCAAGGGCCTAAATCCTATATTTCACATATCCATAAAGAAATCTCCCGCCTGCGGCCAAACATTATTCAAGTGGACAATCGGCCGCGGTTTCTTGGCATTCTTCGGAAGAAGCATCCAAAGGCGATCCTAAGCCTGGTCTTGCATTCCACGACCTTTATTACGGAGCCTCATATCTCCAAAAAAGCGTTAACCGCATGCTTGCAAGGGGCAGACGTCATTATTGTGAATAGCGATTTCCTGAAACGGTATTTGCAACAAGAAGTACCTAGTGCCGCGCGCAAAATCAAAACGCATTATTTGGGCGTCGATACAGGGCAATTTACATCGAAATGGTCGGTAAAAGGTCAGGAAACGCGAAAGCTCATGCGAAAGAAGCTGGATTGTGAGAATTGCAAAATCATTTTGTTCGTAGGCCGGTTGATCTCGAAGAAAGGTGTTCATCATCTGATTGAGGCGATGCACCGTGTTATTGAAAGCGAGCCAACAGCGAAATTAGTCCTTGTCGGAAGTGCCTTTTATGGATCAGATAAAGTAACGGGGTATGTCAAAGGGCTTGTGAAATCGGCGAAAAAGCTGTCCAATCATGTAACGTTTATTCCTTATGTGAAGCATCAAGAAATGCCCAAATGGATTGGAATTGCAGATGTTCTCGTTGTGCCTTCTATTGGGCCTGAAGCGTTCGGACTCGTCAATGTAGAAGCGATGGCAACGGGTGTTCCCGTTATTGCGACTAGGGTCGGAGGGATTCAAGAAGTGATCGAGCATGGGCAAACGGGCTACCTAGTTGATCCGGCCAACATTAAGACAGAGCTGCCAGAAAATATCCTGCGTGTGATCAAAGATGAGAATTTACAGCGCACGCTGGGAGAGAACGGACTTAGGCGGGTAAACGAGTTGTTTACATGGCAGAAAGCTGCCCAAGTGAGATTTCATTTGTACAGTCAAATGCGAAAGGAAACGGCTCTTGTCTAGGTTAGCGCACATTTTTCAGGGCTAATGTACTCATTAGGCTAAGAATGAATATGTTACCATGAGTAATCCTTCGTGAATGGAGAGGAGTCCTATGAGTAAGCGTAAGAATATCATCAATCGCAGCACCAACAGCATCCCCAGTACCAACAACCAAAAGGCGAATGTACACAAAGTGAACGCAAGCTTGAATGAATTGAAATGGCTCGACGAACCGCTGGTTAGGACGGAGAAGATCGAAGATCTGCCCAAGCCGAAACCCCTTATTTCTGCGGTGGAAAAGGCAACGCCGGCCAAGGCCCCAGAGGTGCCAAAAGCGAATGAAAATGAGAAGCCAGACGACTTGTTAATCGAGCGTAAAACGGGGAAGTTCATTGAACCGGTTATCTATACCGATGACATTGTGAATGAAGCAATCACATGGGATAAAATTGCAAGCCGGTCCATCGATGATACGAAAATCAAACCGTTCAGTATCGGTGCTAGGTCGATCAAGGACTTGGCTGTTGAGCAGTCCAAATTGGCGCAGGGAAGTGTAACTCGTTCGAAAATTTCGAATCATGCCATCCACGACGAGCATGTGGCTCCAAACAGCATTTCAGGAGATAAAATTCAAGAAAACTCGATATCTGGCGCGAAATTGTTAGACGATAGCATTACAGCAGCCAAAATTGCCGATCACGCAATTGATTCCACCAAACTGGCGGATCAAGCGATTTTGCCGCAGCATTTATCTGAATTTATTATTACAAGCCAATTGATTGATCATCAGGCGGTTACGTCGGATAAAATTTTTAGCGGCGCTGTGCAGACAAAGCATTTGGCCAATCATATTATTGATACAGCTAAGATAATGGATGCATCGGTCACCTCCGACAAAATCAGGGATCATGCGATAACCGAAAACAAATTGGGGATTGGCAGCATTAATGCCACACATATTAAGGGACAAATTATCTCTTCGGCGCATTTGGAGAATGGATCGATTACGAGTGACACTCTGGCTGATGAGTCCGTTACGAGCACGAAACTGGCACCCAAAGCCATCGAGTCGGAACATCTCTCGCAAGCAGTTATTAAAGGTCACCATATTGATGCTGCCGAAGTGACGAGTTACCACATTACGAATCAAGCGATCCAGACTCAGCACATTGGGGAAGGCGCGATCGATACGAAGCTTATCCAGGACGGTGCGATTACCGTACAGAAACTGAGCGATCATATCATTTCCAGCCGCCATTTGACTTCACAAGTCGTGGAGTCTG
This window encodes:
- a CDS encoding YheC/YheD family endospore coat-associated protein → MSNPYVGILVNDALFAGIPLGNTKYEAIGFYGDAGKFYGVTPCYFRIQDVRMKTMKVHAYVQEDGRYKRKWSKLPKVVHNRAIYLDPESAKTLGEWSKRGIQIFNQWNRYSKLRIHELLMKNEAIRPHLPCTFPATIPNVKAMMASYDSLIIKPTNSSIGRGVMKLERRSGKWNLQYPVNMKLSNRKWRTLIFRQRLPLILRRRLRTGSYMVQQCLPLATVAGRPFDMRISVQRGANGEWGVTGIVAKVASSKQFLTNVAQGGRLMTLTDILNTEYPHLNQDHVCREITDFSLLVAQQLSLDLPNLADIGLDIAITKDGYPLFIECNSKDQRYSFREADMQACWQSTYYNPIAYAKFILDGGTPPN
- a CDS encoding transposase → MSIMIVLLIILIPPVMGICSWLFEIGRHVFAGAAVLSAYIVGIVISLAIHDILRDDTVFMTNIHVVFTNTLFLFCGAYLGAYGIYVLLLHFLKGLRKE
- the asd gene encoding archaetidylserine decarboxylase (Phosphatidylserine decarboxylase is synthesized as a single chain precursor. Generation of the pyruvoyl active site from a Ser is coupled to cleavage of a Gly-Ser bond between the larger (beta) and smaller (alpha chains). It is an integral membrane protein.), encoding MSKPFFRLLTELSSRKWVSQITGAFARSKISRLFIPRFAQTYGIRIEDAEKHLKDYKSLNDFFTRRLKPGLRPIHQDTTRVVSPVDAMITGIGDIKDGLIVNVKGQDYTIEEMLNRSPRTVNYKNGFYFVLYLSPTDYHRIHSPISGDILEKEHVLGKVYPVNEFGLRHMKRVLSRNERLITFIQHASGEVAVVKVGALNVSSIQYVTPLPNTLERGQELAYFEFGSTVVLLFEDGMFEPRADLQLGSKVKMGEDLGRFLEN
- a CDS encoding glycosyltransferase family 4 protein — its product is MKTKRKSPLPRLVIVTPGSFPIPSGNSSSVEQVIQKTAEHLVKRMPVYVLGRKAPNQPWKEIKQGIAYRRVRYQGPKSYISHIHKEISRLRPNIIQVDNRPRFLGILRKKHPKAILSLVLHSTTFITEPHISKKALTACLQGADVIIVNSDFLKRYLQQEVPSAARKIKTHYLGVDTGQFTSKWSVKGQETRKLMRKKLDCENCKIILFVGRLISKKGVHHLIEAMHRVIESEPTAKLVLVGSAFYGSDKVTGYVKGLVKSAKKLSNHVTFIPYVKHQEMPKWIGIADVLVVPSIGPEAFGLVNVEAMATGVPVIATRVGGIQEVIEHGQTGYLVDPANIKTELPENILRVIKDENLQRTLGENGLRRVNELFTWQKAAQVRFHLYSQMRKETALV
- the nagZ gene encoding beta-N-acetylhexosaminidase, which encodes MKPLLILFILLLSGCQFHQGAQVARPTPTSSLPVSSVPSATPNMEAPSPTSTATPKPTDMQGVPASMTLDEKLGQMVIAGIDGFTLNEQARELITTYHVGGIILYKPNVKDTKQLVDLVNELKLSNNGNPLPLWLGVDEEGGRVTRLPDEITKTPSSQIIGKTGKPAIAHDIGQLLGKELLAYGLNMDFAPDLDVNSNPKNPVIGDRSFGANATTVSTYGIPMMKGLQEMKVVPVVKHFPGHGDTSVDSHVGLPVVQNDLARLRKLELVPFAEAIRQQADAIMVAHILLPKIDSANPASMSKKIMTDLLRQELGFQGLIMTDDMTMGAIAENYNMSEAAQKSVLAGSNVVMVGHDPEKAMAVLKSLKAAVQAGTIPMATIDQSVAEVVRLKRKYLLQDRPVVAPDPKSLDLEVARVLAPIKK